From the genome of Blautia pseudococcoides, one region includes:
- a CDS encoding type II secretion system F family protein, translating into MKVLSNNELSTFCSQMALILRSGISSTEGLTIMLEDAPQEEGQQILKTVLEQIEQTGCLWSSLEEAQVFPKYLCNMVEIGEQAGRLDDVMSALSEHYEREDAISKNIKSAVTYPLVMILMMLAVVLVLVTKVMPIFEQVFEQLGTGLTGISRSVMGLGQVMNRYALVFLLLAAVVIVLFFYFSCTGKGRQSLKNFAGRFFLTKGLSENIAAARFASGMSLALSSGLDTDQSLEMVSRLTDHPVMQEKIQTARDLISEGTGFSEALSKAGIFSGLYARMVNIGFRTGAMDDVMRQIAVQYDEEVNERISGIVSKLEPTLVAVLSVVVGMILLSVMLPLMGIMSSIG; encoded by the coding sequence ATGAAAGTTTTATCCAACAATGAACTCTCAACCTTCTGCAGCCAGATGGCTCTCATTCTCCGCTCCGGCATCTCCTCCACTGAGGGGCTTACCATTATGCTGGAGGATGCACCCCAGGAGGAAGGGCAGCAGATCCTCAAAACAGTCCTGGAGCAGATAGAACAGACAGGCTGTCTCTGGTCCTCCCTGGAGGAAGCGCAAGTCTTCCCCAAATATCTGTGTAATATGGTAGAGATCGGAGAGCAGGCAGGCCGTCTGGATGATGTCATGTCAGCCCTTTCCGAACATTATGAGCGGGAGGATGCCATTTCCAAAAATATTAAAAGCGCTGTCACCTACCCTCTGGTTATGATCCTCATGATGCTGGCCGTTGTACTGGTACTGGTCACAAAGGTCATGCCTATCTTTGAGCAGGTATTTGAACAGCTTGGTACGGGCCTTACCGGCATCTCCAGAAGCGTTATGGGATTGGGACAGGTTATGAACCGGTATGCCCTGGTGTTCCTATTGCTTGCCGCTGTAGTGATCGTACTGTTTTTCTATTTTTCCTGCACCGGCAAAGGGCGGCAGTCTCTTAAAAACTTTGCCGGACGATTTTTCCTGACCAAAGGCCTTTCGGAAAACATAGCGGCTGCGCGTTTTGCAAGCGGCATGTCCCTGGCCCTTAGCAGCGGCCTGGATACAGACCAGAGTCTTGAAATGGTATCGCGCCTCACCGACCACCCTGTCATGCAGGAAAAGATCCAAACGGCCAGGGACCTGATCTCGGAGGGCACCGGATTTTCGGAAGCGCTTTCCAAAGCCGGGATTTTCTCCGGGCTTTATGCGCGCATGGTCAATATCGGTTTCCGCACAGGTGCCATGGATGATGTGATGCGTCAGATAGCCGTCCAGTACGACGAGGAAGTAAATGAACGGATATCCGGTATTGTATCCAAACTGGAGCCGACTCTGGTGGCTGTTCTGTCTGTGGTGGTTGGCATGATTCTTCTGTCTGTCATGCTCCCGCTCATGGGAATCATGTCCAGCATCGGATAA
- a CDS encoding transglutaminase-like domain-containing protein has translation MTHNRIFHLLCGILAVLCPALILASCSAASASSGSTKKPSTSQAEKKETVRPNTPNVHVPQASGTAVLGAEPLIIDVSHTDQGYIMARYTGDAAKANIQIDGPDGINYKYFITSGPYVTMPLTSGDGSYTISTYENITGDKYAALYSETIDVKLESGFIPYLYPNQYVDFTPESQAVKTAQEQVKTASSDLDAVADIYNYVIETISYDEEKAKTVPNGYLPDLDETLSSCKGICFDYASLMTAMLRSQDIPTKLEIGYSGKVYHAWISVYIKDVGWIDNIIEFDGKSWKRMDPTFASSNKNSKKILKYIGDGSNYTVRYTR, from the coding sequence ATGACTCACAACCGTATATTCCATCTGCTATGCGGCATTTTAGCTGTTCTGTGTCCCGCACTGATCCTGGCCTCCTGTTCCGCCGCCAGCGCATCGTCCGGCTCCACAAAAAAACCCAGCACTTCCCAAGCAGAGAAAAAAGAAACGGTACGCCCCAATACGCCGAATGTCCATGTACCCCAGGCGTCAGGAACCGCCGTACTGGGGGCAGAACCCCTGATCATCGACGTTTCCCACACAGACCAGGGCTACATTATGGCCCGGTATACAGGGGATGCAGCCAAGGCCAATATCCAGATAGACGGCCCTGACGGCATTAATTACAAATATTTCATAACCTCTGGTCCCTATGTGACCATGCCCCTCACTTCCGGGGACGGTTCATACACCATAAGCACATATGAAAATATTACAGGTGACAAATATGCAGCACTCTACAGCGAAACCATTGATGTAAAGCTGGAGAGCGGATTTATTCCCTACCTGTATCCTAACCAGTATGTGGATTTCACCCCGGAAAGCCAGGCTGTGAAAACTGCTCAGGAACAGGTTAAGACAGCCTCCTCCGATCTGGATGCTGTGGCGGATATCTACAATTATGTCATAGAGACCATATCCTATGACGAGGAGAAAGCCAAGACCGTCCCAAACGGATATCTGCCGGATTTGGACGAGACCCTTTCCTCCTGCAAAGGCATCTGCTTTGACTATGCCTCCCTGATGACCGCAATGCTGCGCTCCCAGGATATTCCCACAAAGCTGGAAATCGGCTATTCCGGCAAGGTATATCACGCGTGGATCAGTGTATACATCAAGGATGTGGGATGGATCGACAATATTATTGAATTCGATGGAAAGAGCTGGAAGCGCATGGATCCCACCTTTGCCTCCAGTAATAAAAACAGCAAAAAGATATTAAAATACATTGGTGACGGAAGTAATTATACCGTACGGTATACCCGTTAG
- a CDS encoding ComEA family DNA-binding protein — MKKKICFGLLVLSALFMSSCQKQEETLLLSGERPEQEESVPKESAESKGKEDSEKEPDVPKEEAAPQQICVFLCGAVNQPGVYYLKEGARLYEGIAAAGGFAEAADEDWWNQAAVLSDGSRIQIYTREETEAFRQAGQDPERDGGEMDLPGNGAASDAANLAEAQGTVNINTATQEELQTVPGIGEVKAKAILAYREEYGEFSSAEDIQQVPGIKGKTYEKIKNYISY, encoded by the coding sequence ATGAAAAAGAAGATTTGTTTCGGACTGCTTGTGCTGTCCGCGTTGTTTATGTCATCCTGTCAAAAACAGGAGGAAACACTTCTGCTGTCCGGGGAACGGCCGGAGCAGGAGGAAAGTGTACCGAAGGAGTCTGCAGAGTCAAAAGGAAAGGAAGATTCCGAAAAAGAACCGGATGTTCCCAAAGAGGAGGCGGCCCCACAGCAAATCTGTGTATTCCTGTGCGGCGCAGTAAACCAGCCGGGTGTGTATTACCTGAAAGAAGGAGCGCGGCTCTATGAAGGGATCGCTGCTGCCGGAGGTTTTGCTGAGGCGGCAGATGAGGACTGGTGGAACCAGGCGGCTGTCCTGTCGGATGGCAGCCGGATTCAGATCTATACCAGGGAAGAGACCGAGGCATTTCGGCAGGCCGGACAAGACCCGGAAAGAGACGGGGGAGAAATGGATTTGCCGGGAAACGGTGCAGCGTCTGATGCGGCAAATTTAGCAGAAGCCCAAGGCACCGTAAATATCAACACAGCAACCCAGGAGGAACTGCAGACAGTTCCCGGCATCGGGGAGGTAAAGGCAAAAGCAATTCTCGCCTACCGGGAAGAATACGGGGAGTTTTCATCTGCGGAGGATATCCAGCAGGTGCCCGGCATCAAAGGCAAGACCTACGAAAAAATAAAAAACTATATTTCTTACTGA
- a CDS encoding response regulator transcription factor, producing the protein MSKRVLVVDDEKLIVKGIRFSLEQDNMEVDCAYDGEEALEKARENNYDMILLDIMLPKMTGLEVCQQIREFSQVPIIMLTAKGEDMDKILGLEYGADDYITKPFNILEVKARIKAIMRRTKKDEKQAERTGSLTVGDLRLDCESRRVFISDKEVNLTAKEFDVLELLVKNPNKVYSRENLLNLVWGYEYPGDVRTVDVHIRRLREKIEETPSEPKYVHTKWGVGYYFQV; encoded by the coding sequence ATGAGTAAAAGAGTTTTAGTTGTGGATGATGAGAAATTGATCGTAAAGGGAATCCGTTTCAGCCTGGAGCAGGATAATATGGAAGTGGACTGCGCGTACGATGGGGAGGAAGCGCTGGAGAAAGCCAGGGAGAACAATTATGATATGATCCTTCTGGATATTATGCTTCCCAAGATGACAGGCCTGGAGGTCTGCCAGCAGATCCGTGAATTTTCCCAGGTACCCATCATTATGCTGACTGCCAAGGGCGAGGACATGGATAAGATACTGGGGCTTGAATATGGTGCGGATGACTATATTACCAAGCCGTTTAATATTCTGGAGGTGAAGGCCCGTATCAAGGCCATTATGCGCCGGACCAAAAAAGACGAGAAGCAGGCAGAGCGTACCGGTTCCCTCACAGTGGGAGACCTGCGTCTGGACTGCGAGAGCCGCAGGGTTTTCATTAGCGATAAGGAAGTCAATCTGACCGCAAAGGAGTTTGACGTTCTGGAACTTCTTGTAAAGAATCCGAACAAGGTTTACAGCAGGGAGAATCTGCTGAATCTGGTGTGGGGTTATGAATATCCGGGGGATGTGCGCACGGTTGACGTCCATATCCGTCGTCTGAGAGAGAAGATCGAGGAGACTCCCAGTGAGCCAAAGTATGTACATACCAAGTGGGGTGTGGGATATTATTTTCAGGTATAA